A part of Oncorhynchus masou masou isolate Uvic2021 chromosome 30, UVic_Omas_1.1, whole genome shotgun sequence genomic DNA contains:
- the LOC135521984 gene encoding apolipoprotein Eb-like isoform X2: MKAVAIILALAVISGCHARAVRQAEALPNLWEENVERFWTYVSEINSRADGLVENLKASQLSRELDTLITDTVAELTVYREDIQTKLGPYSQDTAALLGQDLQLLTTKLQTDMVDAKERSTQYLGELKTMMEQNADDVHNRANTYTRKLKKRLNKDTEEIRKTVATYLGEIQSRTSQNMDLVKERVEPFVSQAHDTAAQRLGSFTDLLKNQAQDLSQQVSTQAEGMREQLEATAEDLRTTLEGKIDELSSLIAPYAAKIREQLQTAMDKVKETAV; encoded by the exons ATGAAGGCTGTGGCAATAATCCTTGCTCTGGCAGTCATCTCTG GCTGCCATGCCCGTGCCGTGCGCCAGGCAGAGGCCCTCCCAAACCTCTGGGAGGAGAACGTTGAGCGCTTCTGGACCTATGTGTCTGAGATCAACAGCAGAGCCGACGGATTGGTGGAAAACCTCAAGGCCTCCCAGCTCAGCAGAGAACTTGA caCCCTGATCACTGACACCGTGGCTGAGCTGACCGTGTACAGGGAGGACATCCAGACCAAGTTGGGACCCTACTCCCAGGACACAGCCGCCTTGCTGGGCCAGGACCTGCAGCTTCTGACCACCAAGCTCCAGACCGACATGGTTGATGCCAAGGAGCGCAGCACACAGTACCTGGGAGAGCTCAAGACTATGATGGAGCAGAATGCTGATGATGTCCACAACCGCGCCAACACCTACACCCGCAAACTGAAGAAACGCCTTAACAAGGACACCGAGGAGATCCGCAA gacCGTAGCCACCTACCTAGGTGAGATCCAGTCCCGTACCTCCCAGAACATGGATCTCGTGAAGGAGCGTGTGGAGCCCTTCGTGAGTCAGGCCCACGACACCGCCGCCCAGAGGCTGGGCAGCTTCACTGACCTTCTGAAGAACCAGGCCCAGGACCTGAGCCAGCAGGTCTCCACCCAGGCTGAAGGCATGCGCGAGCAGCTGGAGGCCACCGCCGAGGACCTGCGCACCACCCTGGAGGGCAAGATCGATGAGCTCAGCAGCCTGATCGCCCCCTACGCCGCCAAGATCCGTGAGCAGCTCCAGACCGCCATGGACAAGGTCAAGGAGACCGCTGTCTAA
- the LOC135521983 gene encoding apolipoprotein A-I-like, translating to MKVLVVLALSVFTGCHANLFYADEPKPQLEQLTDAFWDYVAKATQTADDTVQMIRKSQLGQDVNDRITESADVASQYAISLQEQLPPVAKDLMTKITQEAEVLRERLEQDLGSVKGKLEPYAEEIKTQVQQRVEQLKQDLAPYAESLDSEALRATLLQKSEELKGSLEQSVKEMQSQLGPYTDELKQKVDLRLQDFQKRVAPLAENLQSQLTTRAQMVQQSLVPYAEDLKDKLDPYAQDLKAQLTALYQAFTNTN from the exons ATGAAGGTCCTTGTGGTGCTCGCTCTGTCTGTATTCACTG GCTGCCACGCTAACCTGTTCTACGCTGATGAGCCCAAGCCACAGCTGGAACAGCTGACAGATGCCTTCTGGGACTATGTTGCCAAGGCAACGCAAACGGCAGATGACACCGTCCAGATGATCAGGAAGTCTCAGCTGGGACAGGATGTCAA TGACCGCATCACAGAGAGTGCTGATGTGGCCAGCCAATACGCCATCTCCCTGCAGGAGCAGCTTCCTCCTGTAGCCAAGGACCTGATGACCAAGATTACCCAAGAGGCTGAGGTGCTGAGAGAGCGTCTGGAGCAAGACCTGGGCAGCGTCAAGGGGAAACTGGAGCCCTATGCAGAGGAGATCAAGACACAAGTTCAGCAGAGAGTGGAGCAGCTGAAACAGGATCTGGCCCCCTATGCAGAGTCCCTGGACTCTGAGGCCCTGAGGGCCACCCTGCTCCAGAAGAGTGAGGAGCTGAAGGGGAGTCTGGAGCAGAGTGTGAAGGAGATGCAGTCCCAGCTGGGTCCCTACACAGATGAGCTGAAGCAGAAAGTGGACCTGCGCCTGCAGGACTTCCAGAAGAGAGTGGCCCCCCTGGCCGAGAACCTCCAGAGCCAGCTGACCACCAGAGCTCAGATGGTGCAGCAGAGCCTGGTACCCTATGCTGAGGACCTGAAGGACAAGCTGGACCCCTACGCCCAGGACCTGAAGGCCCAGCTTACAGCCCTCTACCAGGCCTTCACTAACACCAACTAA
- the LOC135521984 gene encoding apolipoprotein Eb-like isoform X1, with amino-acid sequence MKSVSVCQSIMKAVAIILALAVISGCHARAVRQAEALPNLWEENVERFWTYVSEINSRADGLVENLKASQLSRELDTLITDTVAELTVYREDIQTKLGPYSQDTAALLGQDLQLLTTKLQTDMVDAKERSTQYLGELKTMMEQNADDVHNRANTYTRKLKKRLNKDTEEIRKTVATYLGEIQSRTSQNMDLVKERVEPFVSQAHDTAAQRLGSFTDLLKNQAQDLSQQVSTQAEGMREQLEATAEDLRTTLEGKIDELSSLIAPYAAKIREQLQTAMDKVKETAV; translated from the exons ATGAAAA GTGTATCTGTTTGTCAATCAATCATGAAGGCTGTGGCAATAATCCTTGCTCTGGCAGTCATCTCTG GCTGCCATGCCCGTGCCGTGCGCCAGGCAGAGGCCCTCCCAAACCTCTGGGAGGAGAACGTTGAGCGCTTCTGGACCTATGTGTCTGAGATCAACAGCAGAGCCGACGGATTGGTGGAAAACCTCAAGGCCTCCCAGCTCAGCAGAGAACTTGA caCCCTGATCACTGACACCGTGGCTGAGCTGACCGTGTACAGGGAGGACATCCAGACCAAGTTGGGACCCTACTCCCAGGACACAGCCGCCTTGCTGGGCCAGGACCTGCAGCTTCTGACCACCAAGCTCCAGACCGACATGGTTGATGCCAAGGAGCGCAGCACACAGTACCTGGGAGAGCTCAAGACTATGATGGAGCAGAATGCTGATGATGTCCACAACCGCGCCAACACCTACACCCGCAAACTGAAGAAACGCCTTAACAAGGACACCGAGGAGATCCGCAA gacCGTAGCCACCTACCTAGGTGAGATCCAGTCCCGTACCTCCCAGAACATGGATCTCGTGAAGGAGCGTGTGGAGCCCTTCGTGAGTCAGGCCCACGACACCGCCGCCCAGAGGCTGGGCAGCTTCACTGACCTTCTGAAGAACCAGGCCCAGGACCTGAGCCAGCAGGTCTCCACCCAGGCTGAAGGCATGCGCGAGCAGCTGGAGGCCACCGCCGAGGACCTGCGCACCACCCTGGAGGGCAAGATCGATGAGCTCAGCAGCCTGATCGCCCCCTACGCCGCCAAGATCCGTGAGCAGCTCCAGACCGCCATGGACAAGGTCAAGGAGACCGCTGTCTAA
- the LOC135521982 gene encoding apolipoprotein A-IV-like, with amino-acid sequence MKVSVVLAIAILSGCHANLFYADEPKPQLEQLTDAFWDYVAKATKTADDTVQMIRKSQLGQDVNDRITESADVASQYAVSLQKQLPPAAKDLMTKITQEAEVLRERLEQDLGSVKGKLEPYAEEIKTQVQQRVEQLKQDLAPYAESLDSEALRATLLQKSEELKGSLEQSVKEMQSQLGPYTDELKQKVDLRLQDFQKSVAPLAENLQSQLTTRAQMVQQSLVPYAEDLKDKLDPYAQDLKAQLTALYKAFTNTN; translated from the exons ATGAAGGTGTCTGTGGTGCTTGCAATTGCTATACTCTCTG GTTGCCATGCTAACCTGTTCTATGCTGATGAGCCCAAGCCACAGTTGGAGCAGCTGACAGATGCCTTCTGGGACTACGTCGCCAAGGCAACAAAAACTGCCGACGACACCGTCCAGATGATCAGGAAGTCTCAGCTGGGACAGGATGTCAA tgACCGTATCACAGAGAGCGCTGATGTGGCCAGCCAATATGCAGTCTCCCTGCAGAAGCAGCTTCCTCCTGCAGCCAAGGACCTGATGACCAAGATTACCCAGGAGGCTGAGGTGCTGAGAGAGCGTCTGGAGCAGGACCTGGGCAGCGTCAAGGGGAAACTGGAGCCCTACGCAGAGGAGATCAAGACACAAGTCCAGCAGAGAGTGGAGCAGCTGAAACAGGATCTGGCCCCCTATGCAGAGTCCCTGGACTCTGAGGCCCTGAGGGCCACCCTGCTCCAGAAGAGTGAGGAGCTGAAGGGGAGTCTGGAGCAGAGTGTGAAGGAGATGCAGTCCCAGCTGGGTCCCTACACAGATGAGCTGAAACAGAAAGTGGACCTGCGCCTGCAGGACTTCCAGAAGAGTGTGGCCCCCCTGGCCGAGAACCTCCAGAGCCAGCTGACCACCAGAGCTCAGATGGTGCAGCAGAGCCTGGTACCCTATGCTGAGGACCTGAAGGACAAGCTGGACCCCTACGCCCAGGACCTGAAGGCCCAGCTTACAGCCCTCTACAAGGCCTTCACCAACACCAACTAA